In a single window of the Streptomyces sp. CGMCC 4.7035 genome:
- a CDS encoding Lrp/AsnC family transcriptional regulator, with protein sequence MITAIVLIKTSVDRIPEIAESIAALDSVSEVFSVTGTYDLIAMVRVKAHDDLADVIPGRISKIPGVLATDTHVAFRTYSQHDLEAAFAIGLDN encoded by the coding sequence GTGATCACCGCGATCGTGCTCATCAAGACCAGCGTGGACCGGATCCCCGAGATCGCCGAGTCGATCGCCGCGCTGGACTCCGTCAGCGAGGTCTTCTCCGTCACCGGCACGTACGACCTCATCGCCATGGTCCGGGTGAAGGCCCACGACGACCTGGCGGACGTCATCCCCGGCCGGATCAGCAAGATCCCGGGCGTCCTGGCCACGGATACGCATGTCGCCTTCCGTACCTACTCCCAGCACGACCTGGAGGCGGCGTTCGCGATCGGGCTCGACAACTGA
- a CDS encoding C40 family peptidase gives MGSHSRPAPSGLGRGRGAAAAAVLSAAAAAAATLGAVPANAAPRVDPRVTVDRLYEEAEQATEAYNKADERAGSLRRQVGHTQDRIARQQGRVNAMRDALGALAGAQYRSGGLDPSLALLFSDNPDEYLAKATALDRIGTHQAGQLKELRAALRELAQDRAGVAAKLAELEKSRDAVAQHKKAVERKLATARRLLNSLPTAERAAYERVSRSGGDVPDLAGAAPSGARAAAAVAAARSALGRPYVWGANGPGGFDCSGLMQWSYAQAGVGLPRTSQEQRYAGRRVPLSEAQPGDLVVYRSDASHVAMYVGNGQVIHAPHPGAPVRYDPIGMMPISSVTRP, from the coding sequence GTGGGGTCCCATAGTCGTCCTGCACCATCCGGCCTCGGCCGAGGGCGTGGCGCCGCAGCAGCCGCCGTCCTGTCCGCCGCGGCGGCCGCCGCCGCGACCCTCGGCGCCGTACCGGCGAACGCCGCGCCGCGCGTCGACCCCCGGGTCACGGTGGACCGGTTGTACGAGGAGGCCGAGCAGGCCACCGAGGCGTACAACAAGGCCGACGAGCGCGCCGGTTCACTGCGCCGGCAGGTCGGCCACACACAGGACCGGATCGCCCGGCAGCAGGGCCGCGTCAACGCCATGCGGGACGCGCTCGGTGCGCTCGCCGGGGCCCAGTACCGCTCCGGCGGTCTCGACCCCTCCCTCGCGCTGCTGTTCTCCGACAACCCCGACGAATACCTCGCCAAGGCGACCGCGCTCGACCGGATCGGCACCCACCAGGCCGGACAGCTCAAGGAGCTCCGGGCGGCCCTGCGGGAACTGGCCCAGGACCGGGCGGGGGTCGCCGCGAAGCTTGCCGAGCTGGAGAAGAGCCGCGATGCCGTCGCGCAGCACAAGAAGGCCGTCGAGCGGAAACTCGCCACGGCACGGCGGCTGCTCAACTCCCTGCCGACGGCGGAGCGCGCCGCCTACGAGCGGGTGTCCCGCTCCGGCGGCGACGTGCCCGACCTCGCGGGTGCCGCCCCTTCGGGCGCCCGCGCCGCGGCCGCCGTCGCGGCGGCTCGTTCCGCGCTCGGCCGCCCGTATGTGTGGGGCGCCAACGGGCCGGGCGGCTTCGACTGTTCGGGCCTCATGCAGTGGTCGTACGCGCAGGCGGGTGTCGGGCTGCCGCGCACCTCACAGGAGCAGCGCTACGCCGGCCGCCGGGTGCCGCTGTCCGAGGCCCAGCCCGGCGACCTGGTCGTCTACCGCTCCGACGCCAGCCATGTGGCGATGTACGTAGGCAACGGCCAGGTCATCCACGCGCCCCACCCCGGGGCCCCGGTGCGTTATGACCCGATCGGCATGATGCCGATCTCGTCGGTGACGAGGCCCTGA
- a CDS encoding MATE family efflux transporter: MNAHRKQLIALAHPVYFSLLASVAAGIINTVWVSRLGGPAVAAVAVATNTENVLLGVALVFASGTTVLVAHARGAGDPGAVRSAVRGGWALCAVITPVFVTGGFLLREPLARLVLGGGGPALPLAIGYFAISLPGIAVFFVQQLVDGILKGTGDTRTPMRLALLANGLILVCDPLLIHAYGVRGAAASTVLCRCVALAAGLRALRRNALLRKASSVRPSQPTGAALRRTLRTGLPMSADFTVRQTGALVLVAIVARLGVTAVAAYAIAYKVMYIATMAFYAVRQAASIHTAHTRGAGKDERRAIGRQAVLVSGTVGLAAAVLLGALAPWIMRAFGAGGAVAHDGVLFLRCVGPYLLLMACFIALGGVFEGGGGAPVLLRVTLLGTAVQLPLAHALSGLGLPGICLAFALSLALQCGALLALGRRQEGARVSWVRVA; encoded by the coding sequence GTGAACGCCCACCGCAAACAGCTCATAGCGCTCGCCCATCCCGTCTACTTCTCACTGCTCGCCTCCGTGGCAGCCGGGATCATCAACACCGTCTGGGTCTCGCGGCTCGGCGGCCCGGCCGTGGCGGCGGTCGCCGTCGCGACCAACACGGAGAACGTGCTGCTCGGCGTGGCCCTGGTCTTCGCCTCCGGCACGACCGTCCTCGTCGCCCACGCCCGGGGCGCCGGGGACCCGGGCGCCGTCCGGAGCGCCGTACGCGGCGGCTGGGCGCTGTGCGCGGTGATCACCCCGGTCTTCGTGACCGGCGGTTTCCTGCTGCGGGAACCCCTGGCCCGGCTGGTCCTGGGCGGCGGCGGCCCCGCGCTGCCCCTCGCCATCGGCTACTTCGCGATCTCGCTGCCCGGCATCGCGGTCTTCTTCGTCCAGCAACTCGTCGACGGCATCCTCAAGGGCACCGGCGACACCCGCACCCCGATGCGTCTCGCACTCCTGGCCAATGGGCTGATCCTTGTCTGCGACCCGCTGCTCATCCACGCGTACGGCGTCCGGGGCGCCGCCGCCTCGACGGTGCTCTGCCGCTGCGTCGCCCTCGCGGCGGGGCTGCGCGCCCTGCGCCGCAACGCCCTGCTGCGCAAGGCCTCTTCGGTGCGGCCCTCGCAGCCCACGGGAGCCGCCCTGCGCCGCACCCTGCGCACCGGCCTGCCGATGTCCGCCGACTTCACCGTGCGGCAGACCGGGGCGCTGGTCCTGGTCGCGATCGTGGCCCGACTGGGGGTGACGGCCGTGGCCGCGTACGCGATCGCGTACAAGGTGATGTACATCGCGACCATGGCCTTCTACGCCGTGCGGCAGGCCGCCTCCATCCACACCGCACACACCCGTGGTGCCGGCAAGGACGAGCGGCGGGCCATCGGGCGGCAGGCCGTGCTGGTGTCCGGGACGGTGGGGCTGGCAGCGGCGGTGCTGCTCGGCGCCCTGGCTCCCTGGATCATGCGCGCCTTCGGCGCCGGAGGGGCGGTCGCGCACGACGGGGTGCTCTTCCTGCGCTGCGTCGGCCCGTATCTGCTCCTGATGGCCTGCTTCATCGCGCTCGGCGGGGTGTTCGAGGGCGGCGGGGGCGCCCCCGTGCTGCTGCGCGTGACGCTGCTGGGCACGGCGGTGCAACTGCCGCTCGCTCACGCCCTGTCGGGGCTCGGGCTGCCGGGGATCTGTCTGGCGTTCGCGCTCTCCCTGGCACTGCAGTGCGGCGCGCTGCTCGCTCTCGGGCGCCGTCAGGAGGGCGCGAGGGTCTCCTGGGTACGGGTGGCCTGA
- a CDS encoding NYN domain-containing protein yields MVETTGGEPVDGTAEVLDRPLPDGVRRRAVQIVSDGFGGLTLAELPAQLRQYARFTPNRRAKFAGNAMAAALETDPLFRQRIAEKFREAQPELAGALDSGSPPPAADPLDVAAAAYVLRPAGWVKLVTAAGEEAQRADAERVDEENRAELERLREELTAARDHTRAETERLRTELESARKEAESLHRKLRAALSDVKRGEAALRKVQGEMEAVRAEGHAQVSAAESETRRLKARLGEAEAALEATRRAAREGRSVEDMRVRLLLDTVLDAAQGLRRELALPPVSVRPAETVDAVEPGRMTPKDIAARALSENDPAILDQLLALPQAHLVVDGYNVTKTGYPQMPLEQQRLRLLGQLSQLAAQTGAEVTCVFDGAELAAPVLLAPPRGVRVLFSKPGVTADELIRQLVRAEPPGRPVIVVSTDREVADGVARAGARPVASVVLLKRLSRA; encoded by the coding sequence ATGGTGGAGACCACAGGCGGGGAGCCGGTCGACGGCACCGCTGAGGTGCTCGACCGTCCGCTGCCCGACGGCGTGCGCCGCCGGGCCGTGCAGATCGTGTCCGACGGCTTCGGCGGGCTGACCCTCGCCGAACTGCCCGCGCAATTGCGGCAGTACGCCCGTTTCACCCCGAACCGTCGGGCCAAGTTCGCCGGCAACGCCATGGCGGCGGCCCTGGAGACGGACCCGCTGTTCCGGCAGCGCATCGCCGAGAAGTTCAGAGAGGCCCAGCCGGAGCTCGCCGGCGCCCTCGACTCCGGCTCGCCGCCCCCGGCCGCGGACCCGCTCGACGTGGCGGCCGCGGCCTATGTGCTGCGCCCCGCGGGCTGGGTGAAGCTGGTGACCGCGGCCGGCGAGGAGGCCCAGCGCGCGGACGCCGAACGCGTCGACGAGGAGAACCGCGCCGAACTGGAGCGGCTGCGCGAGGAGCTGACGGCCGCCCGCGACCACACCCGCGCCGAGACCGAACGGCTGCGTACGGAGCTGGAGTCGGCGCGCAAGGAAGCCGAATCGCTTCACCGCAAGCTGCGTGCCGCCCTCAGTGACGTCAAGCGCGGCGAGGCCGCCCTGCGCAAGGTACAGGGCGAGATGGAGGCCGTGCGTGCCGAGGGGCACGCGCAGGTGTCCGCGGCCGAGAGCGAGACCCGGCGGCTCAAGGCGCGTCTCGGCGAGGCGGAGGCCGCGCTGGAGGCCACCCGCAGGGCGGCGCGCGAGGGGCGCAGCGTCGAGGACATGCGCGTACGGCTGCTGCTCGACACCGTCCTGGACGCGGCCCAGGGGCTGCGGCGGGAGCTGGCGCTGCCGCCGGTCTCCGTACGGCCGGCGGAGACCGTGGACGCGGTCGAACCGGGACGAATGACCCCGAAGGACATCGCCGCCCGCGCGCTGTCCGAAAACGATCCCGCGATACTCGACCAGTTGCTGGCGCTGCCGCAGGCGCATCTGGTCGTCGACGGCTACAACGTCACCAAGACCGGCTATCCCCAGATGCCGCTGGAGCAGCAGCGGCTCAGGCTCCTCGGACAGCTCTCGCAGCTCGCCGCGCAGACCGGCGCCGAGGTCACCTGCGTCTTCGACGGTGCCGAACTGGCCGCCCCCGTCCTGCTCGCGCCGCCGCGTGGCGTGCGGGTGCTGTTCTCCAAGCCGGGCGTCACCGCGGACGAGTTGATCCGCCAGCTGGTGCGCGCGGAGCCGCCGGGCCGACCGGTCATCGTCGTCTCCACCGACCGCGAGGTGGCCGACGGGGTCGCCAGGGCGGGTGCGCGCCCGGTCGCGTCGGTGGTCCTGCTCAAGCGCCTTTCCCGGGCATAA
- a CDS encoding PadR family transcriptional regulator, whose translation MLELTILGFLAEEPLHGYELKERIKALSGHVRPVSDGALYPAISRLVAAGKLDQHTEPGASAAPRRILSLTEEGRAELLERLRHPKQAEITDQVRFNTVLAFLRHLPDRTEQAAVLRRRLDFLQTPTSFFYRDGEPVRAEEADDLFRQGMLRVARATGEAERAWLREAIARLEG comes from the coding sequence GTGCTGGAGCTGACGATCCTGGGCTTCCTCGCAGAGGAACCGCTGCACGGCTACGAGCTGAAGGAGCGGATCAAGGCCCTGAGCGGCCATGTCCGCCCGGTCAGCGACGGCGCCCTCTACCCGGCGATCAGCCGTCTGGTGGCGGCGGGCAAGCTCGACCAGCACACCGAACCCGGGGCGAGCGCGGCCCCGCGCCGCATCCTGTCGCTCACCGAGGAGGGCCGCGCGGAACTCCTGGAGCGGCTGCGGCACCCCAAGCAGGCGGAGATCACCGACCAGGTGCGTTTCAACACCGTCCTCGCGTTCCTGCGTCACCTGCCGGACCGGACGGAGCAGGCCGCGGTCCTGCGCCGGCGCCTCGACTTCCTTCAGACGCCGACGAGCTTCTTCTACCGGGACGGCGAGCCCGTACGGGCCGAGGAGGCCGACGACCTGTTCCGGCAGGGCATGCTGCGGGTCGCCCGGGCGACGGGCGAGGCGGAGAGGGCCTGGCTGAGGGAGGCGATCGCGCGACTGGAGGGCTGA
- a CDS encoding NlpC/P60 family protein: MASHRRPKKPSRARVTVLTTAAAAAVAISAQAANAAPSEKPSKDEVKSKVDKLYEEQEQASEQYNGAKEKQDKLEKEISVLQDRVARGQEELNNLRDGIGTMASAQYRTGSIDPSLQLFLSSNPDDYLDKASTLDQLSGQQVDALKKIQEKQRELAQERQEATDKLKDLASTRTQLAKNKKEVQAKLAEAQKLLNSLTAAEKAALQAEQERASRASGRTDFSGSVGVGSGRAGEAFSAAQTKIGSPYSWGATGPSSFDCSGLTSWAYAQAGVTIPRTSQAQANAGTRIYNQSDLQVGDLVLFYGDLHHVGLYAGKGMVLHAPRTGTNVRYEAMSNMTFEFGVRVG; this comes from the coding sequence GTGGCGTCCCACCGTCGACCCAAGAAGCCGAGCCGCGCACGCGTGACCGTGCTCACCACCGCTGCCGCCGCTGCCGTCGCCATCAGTGCTCAGGCCGCGAATGCCGCCCCCAGCGAGAAGCCGAGCAAGGACGAGGTCAAGTCCAAGGTCGACAAGCTCTACGAAGAGCAGGAGCAGGCGAGCGAGCAGTACAACGGGGCCAAGGAGAAGCAGGACAAGCTGGAGAAGGAGATCTCCGTCCTGCAGGACAGGGTCGCCCGCGGTCAGGAAGAGCTCAACAACCTGCGTGACGGCATAGGCACGATGGCCAGTGCCCAGTACCGCACGGGCAGCATCGATCCCTCCCTCCAGCTCTTCCTCTCCTCGAACCCGGACGACTACCTCGACAAGGCGTCCACGCTCGACCAGTTGAGCGGCCAGCAGGTCGACGCGCTGAAGAAGATCCAGGAGAAGCAGCGCGAACTGGCCCAGGAGCGCCAGGAAGCCACCGACAAGCTCAAGGACCTCGCGAGCACCCGCACCCAGCTGGCCAAGAACAAGAAGGAAGTCCAGGCGAAGCTCGCCGAGGCGCAGAAGCTGCTCAACAGCCTCACCGCCGCGGAGAAGGCGGCCCTTCAGGCGGAGCAGGAGCGCGCCAGCCGTGCCAGCGGGCGCACCGACTTCAGCGGCTCCGTCGGCGTTGGTTCCGGCCGGGCCGGCGAGGCGTTCTCCGCCGCCCAGACCAAGATCGGTTCGCCCTACAGCTGGGGCGCCACCGGCCCCTCGTCCTTCGACTGCTCGGGCCTGACCTCCTGGGCCTACGCCCAGGCCGGCGTCACCATTCCGCGTACCTCGCAGGCGCAGGCCAACGCCGGTACCCGGATCTACAACCAGAGCGACCTCCAGGTCGGCGACCTGGTCCTCTTCTATGGCGACCTGCACCATGTCGGCCTCTACGCGGGCAAGGGCATGGTGCTGCACGCTCCGCGCACCGGCACCAACGTGCGCTACGAGGCGATGAGCAACATGACGTTCGAGTTCGGCGTCCGCGTCGGCTGA
- a CDS encoding rhomboid family intramembrane serine protease, translated as MISTWSRSAGGALRGQSAPMTYGLIALCCLIFAIGPASGLNPTYGTGDALLAAQRAYFARWGVVPVELFSGAPRAAITPATALFVHGSWVHLLGNMLFLYVFGAMAEERMGHLEFALFYLGCGFLALLGYAAANAGSTQTLVGASGAISAVLGAFLFLFPKARVTSLFPFLLFLPLRFPAWVVLPFWASLQWLAARRAPQGPGVAYLAHLVGFSLGFAYAWVRYGRTSRVKPPAQAPEGEQQP; from the coding sequence ATGATCAGCACCTGGAGCAGATCGGCCGGCGGAGCACTGCGGGGGCAGTCGGCGCCGATGACGTACGGGCTGATCGCCCTGTGCTGTCTGATCTTCGCGATCGGACCCGCCTCGGGACTGAATCCGACGTACGGCACCGGGGACGCGCTGCTCGCCGCGCAGCGGGCCTATTTCGCCCGCTGGGGGGTGGTGCCCGTGGAACTGTTCAGCGGGGCGCCACGGGCCGCGATCACCCCCGCGACGGCGCTGTTCGTGCACGGCAGCTGGGTGCATCTGCTCGGCAACATGCTCTTCCTCTACGTCTTCGGAGCGATGGCCGAGGAGCGGATGGGCCACCTGGAGTTCGCGCTGTTCTACCTGGGCTGCGGCTTTCTGGCACTGCTGGGGTACGCGGCGGCCAACGCCGGGTCGACCCAGACCCTGGTCGGGGCGTCCGGGGCGATCTCCGCGGTCCTCGGCGCGTTCCTGTTCCTGTTCCCCAAGGCGCGGGTGACCAGTCTCTTCCCGTTCCTGCTCTTCCTGCCGCTGCGGTTTCCGGCCTGGGTGGTGCTGCCCTTCTGGGCCTCCCTGCAATGGCTGGCGGCGCGGCGCGCCCCACAGGGCCCGGGAGTCGCCTACCTGGCCCACCTGGTGGGCTTCTCCCTGGGCTTCGCCTACGCCTGGGTGCGTTACGGCCGGACGAGTAGGGTGAAACCCCCAGCCCAGGCCCCCGAGGGAGAACAGCAGCCGTGA